One stretch of Diorhabda carinulata isolate Delta chromosome 5, icDioCari1.1, whole genome shotgun sequence DNA includes these proteins:
- the LOC130894195 gene encoding 39S ribosomal protein L55, mitochondrial has protein sequence MIILKNLLHIRQLSSASACITKPHRSTYVRTYPTVLANPDGSTFTIHYEEPRKLIKLPINIWTLSESERKAKLEERKPKKKVKIVDDIEDSYDSKKYLKYIKK, from the exons ATGATTATCTTAAAAAACTTATTACACATTCGACAACTTAGTTCAGCATCAGCTTGTATTACTAAACCACATAGAAGTACTTATGTTAGAACATATCCTACAGTACTAGCAAATCCTGATGGATCCACTTTTACTATTCATTATGAAGAGCCCAGAAAACTGATAAAA CTACCAATAAATATATGGACTTTAAGTGAATCTGAAAGGAAGGCTAAATTAGAAGAGagaaaaccaaagaaaaaagtgaaaatagtaGATGATATCGAAGATTCATATGATtctaaaaaatatctcaaatatatcaagaaataa